In Oreochromis aureus strain Israel breed Guangdong linkage group 9, ZZ_aureus, whole genome shotgun sequence, the genomic window ttaaaaaacagcaaTTTCATTTGAGAAGGCTTTATTGTTAATTGTAACGAATACAGTATTTGTatccaaaaaaatcaaaagcttTTAAGGAAAATAAACTACTTTACATATctgtaaacaggaaaaaagcttTGAAGGGATTAAAGAAGTTGCTTTGGGTCCTGGGTGAGCCCCATGGCTGCATAGATATGTTATATTACAGCCATTACACTGCAATGAGGCTCACTGATGTAGCAGAAAATGGCTAAactttccccccaaaaaaccattGGCATAATTTATAATTAGAGGGCTACTTTTAAAAGACAGCTGAGGTCGGTGCATCACCAGGATGCAGCTAAAATAACTAGTTTCAGGTGACAAGAGCTAACATCCATTCAGACTGAGCCAAGTTATAAAAAccatgacttcttcagtctggattttaccttttaaatgtttttgttttgtttggtgtttttaacttaaaaagCTGCGTTCATGTCAAATTTAGCCATCCAGTTTTTAGGATCATTCTAGTATTCAACACTGTATGGTGGCTCATTTTTATTAAACTCCTGTCATAACAGTATAGATATCTCCTAACAATACAAATACTACTTTCAAACAgtcaagctaaaaaaaaaaaacctcaattACTTCTACTGGTACATCCAGTATGACTTGAATACAGCTTCAAAATTAAAGAAAGTTAATTTCAATGCAGATCATCAGTGGAAGACATTTATCTGCCTTCATGTCCCTCTAAAACATTTGAACCGTATTTGGTTTAACTGGCTATTTGTTGTTTAGATTTCCATTTAATACCTTAGATAAAGTCTGTTAGTCGTCGCATGCTGTTGTACATTCCCAGCATAAAGTATATTTCTGCCACTTGGCTCCAACCTGATGCCTGTACTACGAAGCTTCAGGGTTACAAAGGTGGTTCCTTCTTACTGGGGTGACATGATGCAGGCCTTACCTGACAGAGCTATAATATTGAAATGTTTAATAACTTACAGCCATTTTTTCCTCCTGGGTTAAGAGGGGCTAAACTTCAGTAATATAGTAGTGTTGCTTTGGCTGCAGTCGCtgtgtggttgttttttttccttcacattCTTCTAGCATTACATTTTTACCATCTTCATACAACATGTCACTCTGCTGCCAGGACACACAGCCACATGAACGTGCTTATGTCGAGACAGACAAATCCTGGGTGGACTTCTCCAGTTAACAACCACCTTCTTGTGATCATTTAGCCTGACTGCCGGGGCAAAGTGAAGCCAGATAAGGAAAACATATCTGGGGTATGTTGAAGCTGCTTCGTAGTACAGGCCCCTGGAGAAACACAGGTTGCTCCAACCTGTAAAGCTGCGCATAAAGCTATAAGGTTTTTCAGGTGGCGTTTGGGGCTGCAGAGTATTAAATAGTGATTAATTCAGTATATGTAAACGTTAGAAAAAAGGGAGCTGTTAAACACAACACGTCTGTATAAGGTTTCAACTCAGCGTGCATGATTGACAGATTAGTGGCACTAGCTGCGGTTGAAACAGTGCAAGTAGGAGGAGTGTTTCATCAATTACGCTTTGCCCAGATGATCCTGGAAGCAGCATCTCAGAGGGGCTTAAAGAGGGGCTGGCGGCAGCCGAAGCTCGTGATGCTCACTGGGCTTCAAACTCCTCGTCTGAGACGTTGTCAGGGGAAAGGGTGCGAGTGTTACTGGCCCGAATACTGTTGATGTTGGTGCAAGAGAGGAGGCTAGCAATTCCCATCAGACTCACCCCGGTCCCATCCAGGTTCACCTGAGCCAGGCGCATTTGTTTCAGGTACTTTAGACCTGAAAGGAAGAGAACAACATATACTGGGTCTGTTCATGTGAGCAAACAAAGCTATTAAATCAAAGACCACCTTAGAGTTGGACATTACCGTGATCTGTAATCCGCGTGCGGCTGAGATTAAGCTTAACAAGCTGACTGCAGTGGATCAGACCTTTCCTCACCACGTTGTCCCCCACCTGAGTGCTGGCTAACCCCAAcacctggaaaaaaaataacagaaaaatagcAAAATATTAAAACCTCTGcatgaaagattttttttatcaacataacataaacataaactggTCTTTAATAAATTGAAGCCCAGCTAGTATAAAATAAGCAGGTTATCTGGTCAGACAGCTGGGGTGTCAAAATTAACTGTGAAATGAGAATCACATCCATGATCGGACACACATACTTTACTAACAtggtttaatttaatcaaacatGTATGTACCATAGATCGATGTCACATTCAGTCATAGACAGTATAAAGACAGGTGTAGCTTCTGTGTTCAgaaatgcttgtttttttaatgcccACCAGATGATCATAATTGTGGttacaaaaggaaacaaaacagctcTCTGACTTGACCTCAACAATCACCTACTTGGTAAGTTTATGAGATCAGACACTCATTTTAAGTCAtactaaataaaatattgtcTATTTTGTaaatccattcatccattctcttcttATCTAATTCAGAGTCAGTCTATCCCAGTTGTCACAGGGCACAAGTCACCAATCTATCACAGGGCTACTATTTACACTTGCACTCGCACAAGGATAAAGCAACACCTGGATAGCACTTGTCGGGATAGTCACCTGAAGGTGTGGCAGACAGGTTATGAGGTCGGCCACTCCTCGGCTGGTGACTGCAGTCCGATCCAAACAGAGTTCCTGCAGCTCCTGCATGCATCGCAGGGAGGGAAGCCCTGCATCTGTCACCTGAGTGTTGCTAAGTGACAGCTTCTTCAATCTAcacaaagtaaacacaaaactcctgtcagcattttaattgCAAGGAAACACCTGATATGATGACATCAGTGAGTGTGGGAAGGACCTGGTCAAGGTGGAGAGGTGGCTGACTCCCTGGTCTGTAATCTGTGTGTAGTCTGTCAGGTCCAGCTCTGAGAGCAGAGTCAGTCTGGAGAGGAATGACAGCCCGCTGTCTGTCACAGAGTGGCGTCCAGGGAGGGTGATGCGAGTCAACTTCAGACCTAGAAGTAAAGTAGACACCTCACAGATTCACCAGACTTTGCTACTGCAGGCTCACTCCATGTCTACCCTCATTCTTTTAATTCTTTTGCTTTATGCTCTACAAACCTGAGATGATCTGAAGGGCATGACTGCCATCTGCTACAGGGATTCCCACCAAAGTGAGGGAAGTCAGGGCAGGGTGGGTAGCAAGGTGCTCCAGAGATGCCTCCGTCACACCTGTCCCATCCAGGTTGAGGGTCTGCAGGCTGGACATCGCTGCTAGAGCCGTCAAATCCTTAACCTGAAAGAAAAACGCACAGCAAGGTGAGTAAATATCACTGAAGATCAGAGCGGTGTCACCGGCTCTAGACCTTGCTAACAGAGATAAAGTACTTTAGTCTGTTTGATGCTGAGAAGTCGCAGCTGTGGCACAGAGGTGGGGAGCACAGCTAGTGTGGTTTCAGTCACTGCTGTCTGGTTCAGGCTTAGCTGAGAGAGGCAGGACGGCACTGACTGGAGGTACAGTACCATCCCAGCATCTGTCACTTTGGTCTGGTCCAGGGACAGGAAACACAAGTTCTTCAAACCTTAAAGGCATCAGCAGAAGGAAAATATGTATGTTGAATAAAACTACTTAAATAGGAACAACTTATTCTGAGATCCAGTTTTGTAAATTTTGTCAACagtgatgtttgtgtgtgtccaaCCTGTGATATGCTGCAGGCAGGAGTCAGTCAGCTTACTACAGGAGGCCAGATTGAGGTACTGGAGTTTGACCAGGGTGGACAGGATACACAGGCCAGAGTCTgggaataaaaatatataaataaatacaaagataGGGACAAACTGAAGAGCAGACTTTGCAGAAATTTGACAACTAAATGGATAAAAAGCCTAAAAACTACCAGATATAAAATGTTTTACCAGTGATGAGAGGTGAGTTGACTAAACTCAGGTGCTTGAGGGCAGTGAAGGCCCGCAACTGCCGTAGGAGCTCATTGGTGGAGTACGGGTAGCTGTTTAAGACAAACTTCTGGATCGGGCAGCCGAAGAACAGCTCCAGGGTGCGTGGATGTAGCAGCCTCTCATGAGACATGTGGTTGAGCAGAAGCTCTGCTAGCTCTGGGGTCAGACCTGCTAGACTGCTGCTGTACTGCATGCTGGGAGCTGAGAGACACAGAGTCAAGAGTCACAACAGCGAGCAAACAAAGCCGTGAGGCACAGTTCTGGGAAGTCTCTGGGACTCTTACCAGTCATGAGGTGGACCGTTGCGCGGATAGCCAAGGCACATAGTGAGGGCACGCTGGGTGCTCTGAAGGGTCTTTTAGGGGGTGATGGCTGTCCTTGGGAGGCATGGCGgtcttcttgctgtgcggctcGTTGAAGACGCTCAACAGCAGCCTGACCTGCAGCTGCGGGCGCCAGCGGCCCTCCCGCATTCTCAGGGTCTGCCGCTTCCTCTTCTGGGCCCTCtctgagacacacaaacacaagttgTGTCCACGTGTTGTATTTTAATATACTGATAAAGCAGCCCGTATTGAGCATGAAGCGGCAGCAGCAAATTCCCAGCTGCAGCTTCCTGATATCAGTCACGTCTGACCGTCACAACCAGCTGTTTCATATACAAACATGTTTCTGTTATAGTTAGAATTTCTAACGTGTGGttattgtttgaaaatggaCCCCATGCAGGCAGTGTGCTGACTGATCAGCATTTATTAGCAAACACTAGTGTTTTATGAGAAAAATGGACAACTTTATAAGAAAATCTAAAGGGCGTAAGTGTTTTGCTGTATTCGAACATCAGAAAGGAAATATCACTGATATTTTGTTTGTAAAATCTGAAATAACATGGGGCTTAGAAGCACGTGTAAATAACTGTTTTAGCCATTTAGCTCCAttaaattttattcatttaagatAATCTCCAGAGCGCCCCCTGCTGTATTTCTGTGCAATGGAATAAACAGTAAGTGGAACGGCTCTGATGAGCTGAAATATCCACATTTACTTTTGTATAAGATGCATACAGTCAAAATGCTTTAGCTTAACTTAAATTGGCTTTAAAGACCAAAACTAACATTTGGATGGTTAACTTATTACTGACTCATGCTGCACAATGAGACATGCTGACTATGAGCATCCATTTTTCTTGCTGATTCTCACCAATTATTTTCTGTATCCACTTTTCTCTCTGTTAATGCTCTTTTCTTCCTGCTGTGCAGCTCATACAaactttatctttttaaaatgttggcAGAAGCTTTAAAGCATCCTTCCCCATCTCCACAACagtgaagaattttttttcagACTATACTCAGACACTTAGATTGAGCTGGAGCTCCAAGATCATATTCATATGctatctttcttttgttttgttaacaGGGTGTTATAATAAAACGGATCATTCTAGATGCAACACAAGTTGGAAAAGTGGTGAAGTGTGCATGCACTTTCAAACTAATTAAATGCATCTACTTGCAAAACACTTCAGGTTGCATGATTAATGTGTGTAAAGTGTGTTAGAGCcacattaataaaaataatattttgaaatAGTCATTTCAGAATGGAGTGTAAATTTCAAGATTAAGTTCATCTCACTCTGTCCGCCAAGTAAAAGTTTTTAAAGagtttttttaactgtattgtTAACTGGTATTACTTCATATCACACTGGGTTCTAAAAGAAAGATGTCTTTGTAGCTTAAAAAGATTCTCAACACAGTACTTCAGCTTTTCTCTCAAAAagcaaaacttaaaaaaaaaaccctttttctCTTAATGTGGCCCCTAAAACTATTTTGTATTACAAAGCAGTATGATCGTAGTCCTTGGTCCTATAATACATGAGTGCCATTCTATTTAAACACTCGCCTGAGTCGATTTCCTTGCCCTGGCCAGTGATGCCAGTGCTCAAATCCTCCTTGCATCCTGTTCTCCGGAAAGAAAGGCAGCCTGGGCATTCCTGTGAAagttacacaaacaaaaactgtaatcCATCCAAAAATACTCTAATGTCACTGAGCTGAAGCTACAGATATCGAGAAAAAAAACTTCTCTGTGTCTGGTTCACATTCAGAATACAATACCACAACCACACACTGATTGGCTGACCCCACCTGTAAGTTCTTAGTAAACTCAGCAGTTCTGACTTGTGTGCTGTACGTTTGACAGAAAGGGGTATTAACCTACATATTTTCTAATACTAATCTCTCTTACAGTGTGACACACATTAGCAGGGCAATCTGTACACTAGGCCACTATGTAGTGTAACAGTAAAAAACCAAGCTCAAAGGAAGAAGCCAGGGTCAGCTGTTTCTGACGTGTGTGCAAAAAGCCCACAGTGGATGAAtaatggaaacatatggaaacagtAATAGAGGAACAGGGGAAGGAGGGAAGCAAGAAAAATGTAGGTCAAAGGAGGGATGAAGTATCCACACTCTGGAGCAGTACCGTTCGGCATGAGAAGCGGTTCttcctctccttcttggtcCATATCGACATCTACGGGAGCATCTTCAGCATCACCAGGAACCAATCTCTGGCCTTGACCTGTCGAACCCCCAGAATGTCATCCAGTGATTCCACAGCcatttaaataacatttaacatgctcaGTTGATCAAATAACTGAGCCCAAACAACCATGAAGAGGTGCGATGTTACAGATGTAAAGAATCCCATTGGCTGGTATACGATGTGTCACCTGATCAGGCCACCCAAGTGTATTAAACGTGACCTGTTATACTCTTTTTCATACTCcttacttttatttttggacTCTACTTGCATGATGACCTATCCTGGGCCTCGTGCAGCCCCCTCAGTTCACCAACTCTTAAGCAGTTTTAGCTCCTTTAAGGCTCTTTAAACCaactgattggctgcccctcccagccaacagcaggtgggtgggactTCTGTGTTCACAGTCAAAGCTGTGCATCTGAGGTAATACTAAGGATATACCGTCTCTCAGACATCATACAGGGCAACAGAGGCAGAAAAATCTGTCAAACAGAGTAGTTGTAACACTAGTCAGAGTGAGCAGGTGGGTTGGCTTAGAACACACATCATAGCC contains:
- the si:ch73-173p19.1 gene encoding uncharacterized protein si:ch73-173p19.1 — protein: MSSSNPPTIGELFLVLSEMGFTEEQIQAAMQAGHFSVAEAAEWLVQGQYLRHTLVRQSSQPAETAFSAFNPPKEAAHTSESRTSPTDSRAGPSLVLRSPQSCSQDPPPPVESRIKPDKSDFEEKERQRVAQEVRAERRQKKQERELVLKRIAEDRRSLQDKKQTNAAADTSPPSSEGQKLGGKIQTNVDNNCILMIRLPSGESMRERFPADAPLRSVVEHITGRHPSLPSFSLLQGFPRKRFGEAELACSLRSLGLTPNAALCIQTTPPETPQETSPAGHSAEPPPCVAPPQPPPGQDMVGDQVPVIPPPLPNQLWEEAVNYAGIPGVPPLRRGSHDWGQGQRLVPGDAEDAPVDVDMDQEGEEEPLLMPNGMPRLPFFPENRMQGGFEHWHHWPGQGNRLREGPEEEAADPENAGGPLAPAAAGQAAVERLQRAAQQEDRHASQGQPSPPKRPFRAPSVPSLCALAIRATVHLMTAPSMQYSSSLAGLTPELAELLLNHMSHERLLHPRTLELFFGCPIQKFVLNSYPYSTNELLRQLRAFTALKHLSLVNSPLITDSGLCILSTLVKLQYLNLASCSKLTDSCLQHITGLKNLCFLSLDQTKVTDAGMVLYLQSVPSCLSQLSLNQTAVTETTLAVLPTSVPQLRLLSIKQTKVKDLTALAAMSSLQTLNLDGTGVTEASLEHLATHPALTSLTLVGIPVADGSHALQIISGLKLTRITLPGRHSVTDSGLSFLSRLTLLSELDLTDYTQITDQGVSHLSTLTRLKKLSLSNTQVTDAGLPSLRCMQELQELCLDRTAVTSRGVADLITCLPHLQVLGLASTQVGDNVVRKGLIHCSQLVKLNLSRTRITDHGLKYLKQMRLAQVNLDGTGVSLMGIASLLSCTNINSIRASNTRTLSPDNVSDEEFEAQ